One Bos taurus isolate L1 Dominette 01449 registration number 42190680 breed Hereford chromosome 3, ARS-UCD2.0, whole genome shotgun sequence DNA window includes the following coding sequences:
- the LCE1B gene encoding late cornified envelope protein 1B yields the protein MSCQQNQQQCQPPPKCVPKCPTPKCPPKCPPVSSCCGVSSEGCCGPSSGGCCSSGCGGCCLSHHRRRRSHHCRPHRSDCCSQPSGGSGCCGGGSGQSYGGGCC from the coding sequence ATGTCCTGCCAGCAGAACCAGCAGCAGTGCCAGCCTCCTCCCAAGTGCGTCCCCAAATGCCCCACCCCTAAATGCCCCCCAAAGTGCCCCCCAGTCTCCTCCTGCTGCGGTGTCAGCTCCGAGGGCTGCTGCGGCCCCAGCTCCGGGGGCTGCTGCAGCTCTGGGTGTGGGGGCTGCTGCCTGAGCCACCACAGGCGCCGCAGGTCCCACCACTGCAGACCTCACAGGTCTGACTGCTGCAGCCAGCCCTCGGGGGGCTCCGGGTGCTGCGGAGGGGGGAGTGGTCAGTCCTATGGAGGCGGCTGCTGCTGA